One Cyprinus carpio isolate SPL01 chromosome B25, ASM1834038v1, whole genome shotgun sequence genomic region harbors:
- the LOC109091536 gene encoding PHD finger protein 21A-like isoform X4, translating to MLPATADGKTVLLTPACPPSQPPTGPPHNQGAPQKTLTVTPVITAKTLPLVLKAATSTMPASMATQRPTVAMVTAISNPPRPGINSDSQSTPINLQVAGKLPNQDTDAGTRIVSKNVIVVQAATTSAQPIKVPQFVPPPRLTPRPTFQPQVRPKPPMPINVPIAPAPPPPMVAAPLIQRPLMLTTKLTPSLPASAGPIHQVHIVNGQQCATIDKTTTAVTSGTTQVTGIVISPAQTLKISNLNSDLKTVKPQGGPEQVVTSTPPSCSPPLPPPPAKVKREESPQKLAFMVSLGLVTHDHLEEIQSRRQERKRRTTANPVYSGAVFEPERKKSAVTYLNTPLHQGTRKRGRPPKYSTTTSSTAVPELGCNPLLSPTSSLPDSPAPERPDTGGFPLSVHPHSVPQPSPSSGDILKKEEAIPWPGTLAIVHSYIAYKEAKEEEKQKLMKWSAELKLEREQLEQRVKQLSNSITKCMETKNSILARQKDMQASLDKVKHLVHLIQSFNLTQSMETIILQDSKQDCTESGSIKDSKDATQVCVQESPTEPRVQVPAAVAVPEVKAEPEVGEMAEPAAAVTPEAASGESGVSAPEVPKTTVGEEIMDAAKTPEPAELPKARDVKTNGGMDFVCTGLNPEEKEGAVDAAESVGSENIPPIDSSCVENAGKMEVELQEDESHGMNTNNGKTSEPSQQALPAPLISVDNPK from the exons ATGCTCCCTGCAACAGCAGATGGTAAAACTGTGCTGCTGACACCCGCTTGTCCCCCTTCACAGCCGCCCACAGGGCCTCCACACAACCAGGGGGCGCCACAG AAGACTCTCACCGTGACGCCGGTCATAACTGCAAAGACTCTACCTCTCGTGCTGAAAGCTGCCACCTCCACCATGCCTGCTTCCATGGCAACACAACGCCCCACAGTCGCCATGGTCACTGCCATCAGCAACCCCCCGAGACCCGGCATCAATTCCGACTCCCAGAGCACACCAATCAATCTTCAGGTGGCCGGCAAGCTACCCAATCAGGACACAGATGCCGGCACACGGATTGTGTCCAAgaatgttattgtt GTGCAGGCCGCCACCACCTCTGCCCAGCCTATCAAAGTTCCCCAGTTTGTCCCTCCTCCTAGATTGACGCCTCGACCCACCTTTCAGCCACAG GTTCGACCAAAACCCCCCATGCCCATCAATGTGCCCATCGCTCCAGCTCCTCCTCCTCCCATGGTGGCGGCTCCTCTAATCCAGCGGCCTCTGATGCTCACCACCAAGCTGACGCCATCTTTGCCTGCCTCTGCTGGGCCCATTCACCAGGTGCACATCGTGAACGGACAGCAGTGTGCCACCATTGACAAGACCACGACTGCAGTCACGAGTGGCACCACGCAAGTCACAGGCATTGTCATCAGTCCTGCCCAGACACTTAAGATCAGCAACCTTAACTCAGACTTGAAG ACTGTGAAACCACAGGGAGGACCAGAACAGGTGGTCACGAGTACACCACCCTCAtgctctcctcctcttcctcctcctccagctAAGGTCAAACGAGAGGAGAGCCCACAG AAACTTGCCTTTATGGTGTCTCTTGGGTTGGTCACACATGACCATCTTGAAG AGATTCAGAGTAGAAGACAAGAACGTAAGAGGAGAACAACAGCCAACCCAGTGTACAGTGGAGCAGTGTTTGAACCTGAG AGGAAAAAGAGTGCCGTCACTTACTTGAACACTCCACTGCATCAAGGCACCAGGAAGAGAG GTCGCCCTCCCAAATACAgcaccaccaccagcagcacaGCGGTGCCGGAGCTGGGCTGcaaccccctgctctcccccaccAGCAGCCTTCCCGACTCCCCAGCCCCTGAGCGGCCTGACACGGGGGGCTTTCCCCTCTCTGTCCACCCTCATTCTGTCCCCCAGCCCAGCCCCAGCTCCGGGGAT ATTCTGAAGAAAGAAGAGGCCATTCCATGGCCAGGAACCCTAGCAATTGTCCATTCCTACATTGCTTACAAAGAAG caaaagaagaagagaagCAGAAGTTAATGAAATGGAGTGCCGAACTAAAGCTGGAACGAGAACAACTAGAACAGAGAGTGAAACAGCTCAGCAACTCTATAACA aaatgTATGGAGACCAAGAACAGCATACTTGCCCGTCAGAAGGATATGCAGGCCTCTCTGGACAAGGTAAAACACCTGGTCCACCTCATCCAGAGCTTTAACTTGACTCAGTCCATGGAGACGATCATCCTACAGGATTCCAAACAGGACTGCACAGAGTCAGGGAGCATCAAAGACTCAAAGGATGCTACACAAGTGTGTGTGCAGGAGAGTCCCACCGAGCCTAGAGTGCAAGTACCAGCCGCCGTAGCAGTTCCCGAAGTGAAGGCAGAGCCAGAGGTGGGTGAAATGGCAGAGCCAGCAGCCGCAGTCACACCTGAGGCTGCGTCAGGTGAATCGGGAGTTAGTGCCCCGGAAGTGCCCAAAACCACAGTTGGTGAGGAGATCATGGATGCGGCGAAAACGCCCGAGCCTGCGGAATTGCCTAAGGCCAGGGACGTAAAAACTAATGGAGGAATGGACTTTGTTTGTACCGGCTTGAACCCGGAGGAAAAGGAGGGTGCTGTCGATGCCGCAGAATCTGTGGGCTCCGAGAATATCCCTCCCATTGACAGCAGTTGTGTAGAGAATGCTGGGAAGATGGAAGTGGAGCTGCAGGAAGATGAAAGTCATGGCATGAACACCAACAACGGCAAAACCTCAGAACCTTCTCAGCAGGCTTTGCCAGCCCCTCTAATCAGTGTGGATAACCCCAAATAG